The Actinopolyspora erythraea genome has a segment encoding these proteins:
- a CDS encoding DUF4190 domain-containing protein, producing the protein MSYQDYQQYPEQRPSNGLGTAALVLGIVGVLLSLIPGIGIIAWPVVIVGIILGILGIRKVSQGRATNKKSAIAGTVLSGVGLVICVLWLVFTLSVFQSPEFQQEFEQEMSRQMESN; encoded by the coding sequence GTGTCCTATCAGGACTACCAGCAGTACCCCGAACAGCGGCCGAGCAACGGACTCGGAACCGCCGCGCTCGTGCTCGGCATCGTCGGGGTCCTGCTGTCGCTGATCCCCGGCATCGGGATCATCGCCTGGCCGGTGGTCATCGTCGGCATCATCCTCGGCATCCTCGGCATCCGGAAGGTCTCGCAGGGCAGGGCCACCAACAAGAAGTCCGCGATCGCGGGGACCGTGCTGTCCGGCGTCGGTCTGGTCATCTGCGTCCTGTGGCTCGTCTTCACGCTCTCGGTCTTCCAGTCGCCCGAGTTCCAGCAGGAGTTCGAGCAGGAGATGAGCAGGCAGATGGAGTCGAACTGA
- a CDS encoding lytic transglycosylase domain-containing protein: MLLALLLPFVLVGGANAFTSALFDTSEGDERDRPAPRGLGVTGQLPERREPSVRLLRESRALGNPSEPDTGAGAAIRVPSGPTGIPEPVLRAYRDAAGRISGTDPSCGLHWSVLAAIGRAESGHARSGRVDESGTTASAILGPRLTGGAGFAAVPDTDSGKLDGDPVWDRAVGPMQFLPATWNRYGADGDDDGVASPHNVRDAALAAGRYLCEAGGDLGRHEELARAVFAYNHSERYVRDVLGWANAYRTGAHPTPAPEIPELGPAEPERTGEAVHPPAPTDAPEPSGRREPAEFPPLSPASPSGPEPSFEPIVPDTRQRPAGRPASTGDGPGRTDGPGRTTAPSSGVQRSEDSERGDVGREPEPGTAERPGSSPAPGTTPNAEPGEPAGRSG; this comes from the coding sequence GTGCTGTTGGCGCTGCTGCTGCCCTTCGTGCTGGTCGGCGGGGCCAACGCGTTCACCTCCGCCCTGTTCGACACTTCGGAGGGCGACGAGCGGGACCGGCCGGCTCCGAGAGGTCTGGGTGTCACCGGGCAGCTGCCCGAGCGGCGGGAACCCAGCGTGCGGCTGCTCCGGGAGAGCCGTGCGCTGGGAAATCCCTCCGAGCCCGACACCGGTGCCGGAGCCGCGATCCGAGTGCCGAGCGGTCCGACCGGGATTCCGGAACCGGTGTTGCGGGCCTACCGGGACGCGGCCGGGCGGATCTCCGGGACGGATCCGTCCTGCGGCCTGCACTGGTCGGTGCTGGCCGCGATCGGACGGGCCGAGTCCGGACACGCGCGGTCCGGCCGGGTGGACGAGTCCGGCACCACCGCGTCCGCGATCCTCGGGCCGAGGCTGACCGGGGGAGCCGGGTTCGCGGCCGTCCCCGACACCGACTCCGGGAAGCTGGACGGCGATCCGGTCTGGGACCGCGCCGTGGGGCCGATGCAGTTCCTGCCCGCCACCTGGAACCGTTACGGCGCCGACGGCGATGACGACGGGGTGGCGAGCCCGCACAACGTGCGCGACGCGGCGCTGGCCGCCGGGAGGTACCTGTGCGAGGCGGGCGGTGACCTGGGCCGCCACGAGGAGCTGGCACGGGCGGTGTTCGCCTACAACCACTCGGAGCGCTACGTACGTGACGTGCTCGGCTGGGCCAACGCCTACCGCACCGGCGCTCACCCCACGCCCGCCCCGGAGATTCCCGAACTCGGCCCGGCCGAGCCCGAACGGACAGGTGAGGCGGTGCATCCACCGGCCCCCACCGACGCCCCGGAACCGAGTGGTCGGCGGGAACCCGCCGAGTTCCCGCCGTTGTCGCCGGCCTCGCCCTCGGGCCCCGAGCCCTCCTTCGAACCGATCGTGCCGGACACGCGGCAACGCCCGGCGGGGCGCCCCGCCAGCACCGGGGACGGGCCGGGGAGAACCGACGGGCCGGGGAGAACCACCGCCCCGTCGAGTGGTGTCCAGCGATCGGAGGACTCGGAGCGGGGCGACGTGGGGCGGGAACCGGAGCCGGGCACCGCCGAGCGCCCCGGATCGTCGCCCGCTCCCGGGACCACCCCGAACGCGGAGCCCGGCGAGCCTGCGGGGCGCAGTGGCTGA
- a CDS encoding isovaleryl-CoA dehydrogenase codes for MTLPGESAPDAVSPVTHEVSNQPPPLDDFDPLDCDPALREALAEHGQSEVTERLRPLARQAGSATAREHGRLANEHPPVLRSHDRYGHRIDEVEFHPSWHWLMDRAVSEGLHAAPWAPDAPEGAHLHRAAGFYLWSQAEAGHGCPISMTFAAVPALRHSPDLAEVYEPGLRATDYEFGLRPPGEKSGLLAGMSMTEKQGGSDVRANTTTAEPLADGSYRIVGHKWFTSAPMNDLFLTLANTPGGLSCLLVPRVLPDGTRNAVRLQRLKDKLGNKSNASAELEYTGAIGWLVGEEGRGVRSIIDMVSMTRMDCVLGSAANMRAALSEAAHHVAHRAAFGDTLNRTPLMRAVISDLAVESEAAVGLAMRLAAAIDRGQRGNRAELDLLRLALPATKYYVCKRAPTVIAEALECLGGNGYVEESGLPRLYREAPLLSIWEGSGNVTALDTLRALHKQPDTVEPLLTELDGTAGRDERYDRQLRRLREELAEPRPERARALSERLVLTLQASLLLRTAPAEVAETFLTTRLDGEGHTLGATGTRSDVLLERVTPRKD; via the coding sequence ATGACGCTGCCCGGAGAGTCCGCGCCCGACGCCGTGAGCCCGGTTACCCACGAGGTCAGCAACCAGCCACCACCGCTGGACGACTTCGATCCGCTGGACTGCGACCCCGCGCTGCGGGAGGCGCTGGCCGAGCACGGGCAGTCGGAAGTGACCGAGCGGCTGCGCCCGCTCGCGCGGCAGGCGGGCTCCGCCACGGCGCGGGAGCACGGCAGGCTCGCCAACGAACACCCGCCGGTGCTGCGCAGCCACGACCGCTACGGGCACCGCATCGACGAGGTGGAGTTCCACCCCTCCTGGCACTGGCTGATGGACCGGGCCGTCTCCGAGGGGCTGCACGCGGCACCGTGGGCCCCGGACGCGCCGGAGGGCGCGCACCTGCACCGCGCCGCCGGGTTCTACCTGTGGTCACAGGCCGAGGCCGGTCACGGCTGCCCGATCTCGATGACGTTCGCCGCCGTACCGGCCCTGCGGCACAGCCCGGACCTCGCCGAGGTCTACGAACCCGGGCTCCGCGCCACGGACTACGAGTTCGGCCTCCGGCCGCCCGGCGAGAAGAGCGGCCTGCTCGCGGGCATGTCGATGACCGAGAAGCAGGGCGGCTCGGACGTCCGCGCCAACACCACCACGGCCGAACCGCTGGCGGACGGCAGCTACCGGATCGTCGGCCACAAGTGGTTCACCTCCGCCCCGATGAACGACCTGTTCCTCACCCTGGCGAACACCCCGGGCGGGCTGAGCTGCCTGCTGGTCCCCCGCGTGCTGCCGGACGGCACGCGCAACGCGGTGCGGCTGCAACGGCTCAAGGACAAGCTGGGCAACAAGTCCAACGCCTCGGCCGAACTCGAGTACACCGGGGCGATCGGCTGGTTGGTCGGCGAGGAGGGGCGCGGGGTGCGCAGCATCATCGACATGGTGTCGATGACCAGGATGGACTGCGTGCTCGGCTCCGCGGCCAACATGCGCGCCGCGCTGTCCGAGGCGGCGCACCACGTGGCGCACCGAGCCGCCTTCGGCGACACGCTGAACCGGACCCCGCTGATGCGCGCGGTGATCTCGGACCTGGCCGTGGAGTCCGAGGCCGCCGTCGGCCTGGCGATGCGGCTGGCCGCCGCGATCGACCGGGGACAACGCGGCAACCGGGCCGAACTGGACCTGCTGCGGCTCGCGCTGCCCGCCACGAAGTACTACGTCTGCAAACGGGCCCCCACCGTGATCGCCGAGGCGCTGGAGTGCCTGGGCGGCAACGGCTACGTGGAGGAGTCGGGGCTGCCCCGGCTGTACCGGGAGGCACCGCTGCTGTCCATCTGGGAGGGCTCGGGCAACGTGACCGCGCTGGACACCCTGCGCGCGCTGCACAAGCAACCCGACACCGTCGAACCGCTGCTGACCGAGCTCGACGGCACGGCAGGCCGGGACGAGCGCTACGACCGCCAGCTGCGACGCCTGCGGGAGGAACTCGCCGAACCGCGCCCGGAGCGGGCTCGCGCGCTGTCGGAGCGGCTCGTGCTCACGCTGCAGGCGAGCCTGCTGCTGCGGACCGCTCCGGCCGAGGTGGCCGAGACCTTCCTGACGACCAGGCTGGACGGCGAGGGGCACACCCTCGGCGCCACCGGCACCCGCTCCGACGTCCTGCTGGAGCGGGTCACTCCCCGCAAGGACTGA
- a CDS encoding DUF501 domain-containing protein: protein MTVSGVDPSGEPTATETDRLVVRRQLGRPPRGMRDVVTRDSAGEPTVVRTNPRLPDGTPFPTLYYLTSPRLVTLVSTLESEGLMREMTDRLSTDTELAERYRRAHHDYLAERDALEPLGTEVSAGGMPGRVKCLHVHVAHALAKGRGVNPFGDETLDVVAQRWPEEAPELFPTFG, encoded by the coding sequence GTGACAGTGTCGGGCGTGGACCCGAGCGGTGAGCCCACCGCGACCGAGACCGACCGGCTGGTCGTGCGGCGCCAACTGGGGCGTCCGCCGAGGGGTATGCGGGACGTGGTCACCCGCGATTCCGCCGGGGAGCCCACCGTGGTGCGCACCAACCCGCGGCTGCCGGACGGGACGCCGTTTCCGACGCTGTACTACCTCACCTCCCCGCGACTGGTCACCCTGGTGTCCACCCTGGAGTCGGAGGGGCTGATGCGGGAGATGACCGACCGGTTGTCCACCGACACCGAGCTCGCCGAGCGGTACCGCCGTGCGCACCACGACTACCTCGCCGAACGAGACGCCCTGGAACCGCTCGGCACCGAGGTCAGCGCGGGCGGGATGCCCGGCAGGGTCAAGTGCCTGCACGTGCACGTGGCCCACGCGTTGGCCAAGGGCCGTGGGGTCAATCCGTTCGGTGACGAGACGCTCGACGTGGTCGCCCAGCGGTGGCCCGAGGAAGCGCCGGAACTCTTTCCTACCTTCGGGTGA
- a CDS encoding FtsB family cell division protein: MLAILVCAMALSVSVPLRTYIGQRDELAELEQREHQLSQEVQRLEERKAELSDPHRLEAEARRRLGYVRPGETPYIVELPSQEEKESAKKAAASEAKPWYQRLWNTFTGEGK, encoded by the coding sequence GTGCTGGCCATCCTCGTGTGCGCCATGGCGCTGAGCGTCTCGGTTCCGCTGCGCACCTACATCGGCCAGCGCGACGAGCTGGCCGAGCTGGAGCAGCGGGAGCACCAGCTGAGCCAGGAGGTCCAGCGACTGGAGGAGCGCAAGGCGGAGCTGTCGGACCCGCACAGGTTGGAGGCCGAGGCCCGCAGGCGGCTCGGCTACGTCCGACCGGGTGAGACGCCCTACATCGTCGAGCTGCCCTCCCAGGAGGAGAAGGAGTCGGCGAAGAAGGCCGCGGCCTCGGAGGCGAAGCCGTGGTACCAGCGGCTTTGGAACACGTTCACGGGAGAGGGGAAGTGA
- the eno gene encoding phosphopyruvate hydratase, whose amino-acid sequence MAIIEQVGAREILDSRGNPTVEVEVALDDGTLTRAAVPSGASTGEHEAVELRDGAADRYGGKGVEKAVAGVLDEIGPELVGVEAIEQRVVDQKLVDLDGTPTKSRLGANAMLGTSLAVAKAAAEATGLELYRYVGGPNAHVLPVPMMNILNGGAHADTGVDMQEFMIAPIGADSFSEALRWGAEIYQTLKSVLKSKGMGTGLGDEGGFAPDLPNNREALDLIATAVEKAGYKLGRDIALALDAAATEFFSDGVYQFEGSKRSAEQMIGYYTELLNSYPLVSVEDPLSEDDWDGWSRMTSEIGEKVQLVGDDLFVTNPERLEEGINRRAANALLVKVNQIGTLSETLDAVNLANSCGYRSMMSHRSGETEDTTIADLAVATGCGQIKTGAPARSERVAKYNQLLRIEENLGDAARYAGELAFPRFTAEV is encoded by the coding sequence GTGGCGATCATCGAGCAGGTCGGCGCTCGCGAGATCCTGGACTCGCGGGGCAATCCCACCGTCGAGGTCGAGGTGGCCCTGGATGACGGCACGCTGACCCGCGCTGCCGTTCCCTCGGGAGCCTCGACCGGTGAGCACGAGGCCGTCGAGCTGCGCGACGGTGCGGCCGACCGCTACGGCGGCAAGGGCGTGGAGAAGGCCGTGGCGGGCGTACTGGACGAGATCGGTCCGGAACTGGTCGGCGTGGAGGCCATCGAGCAGCGGGTCGTCGACCAGAAGCTCGTCGACCTGGACGGCACCCCGACCAAGTCCCGGCTGGGGGCCAACGCGATGCTCGGTACCTCCCTCGCCGTCGCCAAGGCGGCGGCCGAGGCGACCGGGCTCGAACTGTACCGCTACGTGGGCGGGCCCAACGCCCACGTGCTCCCGGTGCCGATGATGAACATCCTCAACGGCGGGGCGCACGCCGACACCGGCGTGGACATGCAGGAGTTCATGATCGCCCCCATCGGTGCCGACTCCTTCTCGGAGGCGCTGCGCTGGGGCGCGGAGATCTACCAGACGCTGAAGTCGGTGCTCAAGAGCAAGGGCATGGGCACCGGCCTCGGCGACGAGGGGGGCTTCGCGCCGGACCTGCCGAACAACCGCGAGGCGCTCGACCTGATCGCCACCGCCGTGGAAAAGGCGGGCTACAAGCTCGGCAGGGACATCGCGCTGGCGCTCGACGCCGCCGCGACCGAGTTCTTCTCCGACGGCGTGTACCAGTTCGAGGGCTCCAAGCGCAGCGCCGAACAGATGATCGGCTACTACACCGAGCTGCTGAACTCCTACCCACTGGTCTCGGTGGAGGACCCGCTCTCCGAGGACGACTGGGACGGCTGGTCGCGGATGACCTCGGAGATCGGTGAGAAGGTCCAGCTCGTCGGTGACGACCTCTTCGTGACCAACCCCGAGCGGCTGGAGGAGGGCATCAACCGGCGTGCCGCCAACGCGCTGCTGGTCAAGGTCAACCAGATCGGCACGCTGTCCGAGACCCTCGACGCGGTGAACCTGGCCAACTCCTGCGGCTACCGCAGCATGATGAGCCACCGCTCCGGCGAGACCGAGGACACCACCATCGCCGACCTCGCGGTGGCCACCGGCTGCGGCCAGATCAAGACGGGTGCCCCCGCCCGCAGCGAGCGGGTGGCCAAGTACAACCAGCTGCTGCGCATCGAGGAGAACCTCGGCGACGCGGCGCGCTACGCCGGTGAGCTGGCCTTCCCCAGGTTTACCGCGGAGGTGTGA
- a CDS encoding tetratricopeptide repeat protein: protein MRAEGTVEAFRKAESLVAQRRPLEALRALGPVLDEAPDKPSVQLLAGRAYLFSAQFQRAELAFLRVIELDPSDHYARLVLGRTLQRQGRLSEAHTQVRLATTMYPDPAYQEVLGEIRAHIARVNASE, encoded by the coding sequence ATGAGGGCTGAAGGTACCGTAGAAGCGTTCCGCAAAGCGGAATCCCTTGTGGCGCAGCGGCGCCCGCTGGAGGCGCTGCGCGCGCTCGGTCCGGTGCTCGACGAGGCACCGGACAAGCCGAGCGTGCAGTTGCTGGCGGGGCGCGCGTATCTGTTCTCGGCGCAGTTCCAGCGTGCCGAACTGGCGTTCCTGCGAGTCATCGAGCTGGACCCGTCCGACCACTATGCCCGGCTCGTGCTCGGCAGGACCCTGCAACGGCAGGGCAGGCTGAGCGAGGCCCACACCCAGGTTCGGCTGGCCACCACCATGTACCCCGATCCCGCCTACCAGGAAGTGCTGGGAGAGATCAGGGCGCACATCGCGCGGGTCAACGCCTCCGAGTGA
- a CDS encoding lytic transglycosylase domain-containing protein — protein sequence MTESASSKRVRPRAMLALLGRGALALGTVATALCGVGAVAVLGEPAAAPQAPPLERGSVEPAPVEPGSSAPGQRAADSEPNTGGSDDPVRDWADEVAAVVDVPARALVSYVNADLAMRRRNPECGLDWATLAGIGRVESDHGRYGGRRLGADAVPSSPIIGVPLDGGEDVRAITDTDDGALDGDTTYDRAVGPMQFIPSTWAKWSTDGSGDGVGDPHNLDDAAMAAARYLCAGGRDMRSGQGWWAGVMSYNNSVSYARKVFSLAERYAQAGSRDE from the coding sequence GTGACCGAATCCGCTTCCTCGAAGCGCGTACGTCCCCGTGCGATGTTGGCCCTCCTCGGACGCGGGGCACTGGCGCTCGGGACCGTGGCGACCGCCCTGTGCGGTGTGGGCGCGGTGGCCGTGCTGGGTGAACCGGCCGCGGCGCCGCAGGCGCCCCCGCTGGAACGGGGGAGCGTCGAACCGGCCCCGGTGGAACCGGGTTCGAGCGCGCCGGGACAGCGCGCGGCCGACTCCGAACCGAACACCGGGGGCAGCGACGACCCGGTGCGCGACTGGGCCGACGAGGTGGCCGCGGTCGTCGACGTTCCCGCCCGCGCGCTGGTGTCCTATGTGAACGCCGATCTGGCGATGCGGCGGCGGAACCCGGAGTGCGGGCTGGACTGGGCGACGCTGGCGGGCATAGGGCGCGTCGAGTCGGACCACGGCCGCTACGGGGGACGCAGGTTGGGCGCGGACGCGGTTCCCTCCAGCCCCATCATCGGGGTGCCGCTGGACGGCGGTGAGGACGTCCGCGCCATCACCGACACCGACGACGGCGCGCTCGATGGCGACACCACGTACGACCGCGCCGTCGGGCCCATGCAGTTCATTCCCTCCACCTGGGCGAAGTGGAGCACCGACGGCAGCGGCGACGGGGTGGGCGACCCGCACAACCTGGACGACGCGGCGATGGCGGCGGCGCGCTACCTCTGCGCGGGCGGGCGCGACATGCGCAGCGGCCAGGGGTGGTGGGCCGGTGTGATGTCCTACAACAACTCGGTTTCCTACGCCAGGAAGGTCTTCAGCCTGGCGGAGCGCTACGCCCAGGCGGGTAGCCGCGACGAGTGA
- a CDS encoding lytic transglycosylase domain-containing protein produces the protein MPRRRKASDSPIVLLSGLTMLAVLVLLAGLLDGGERHESSRLPTATAPPRAGAQPPDVRPLPGAADPANTSRPQRQLADWAGNLSEDLNIPLAALEAYGYAELALERTRPDCGLSWSVLAGIGAVESGHGRYGGADLDSTARPEPPIRGVPLDGSEGVRLIRDTDGGELDGDSTYDRAVGPLQFIPSTWRTWGRDGDADGEADPDDLDDAALAAGYYLCDSGNDLRRAEQFRDSVLRYNASGEYVQQVLDHADDYGKRSRELLRKR, from the coding sequence GTGCCGCGACGACGGAAGGCTTCCGATTCGCCGATCGTGTTGTTGAGCGGACTGACGATGCTCGCCGTGCTCGTGCTGTTGGCCGGGCTGCTGGACGGCGGCGAACGTCACGAGAGCTCCCGGCTGCCCACCGCCACGGCACCACCGCGCGCCGGGGCGCAGCCGCCCGACGTGCGCCCGTTACCCGGTGCGGCCGATCCCGCGAACACGTCCCGGCCGCAACGGCAGCTCGCGGACTGGGCCGGGAACCTGTCCGAGGACCTCAACATCCCGCTGGCCGCCCTGGAGGCCTACGGCTACGCCGAACTCGCGCTGGAGCGGACCAGACCGGACTGCGGGCTGAGCTGGTCCGTGCTCGCCGGGATCGGTGCCGTCGAGTCCGGCCACGGTCGCTACGGCGGAGCGGATCTCGACAGCACCGCGCGCCCGGAACCGCCCATCAGGGGGGTCCCGCTGGACGGCAGCGAGGGGGTGCGGCTCATCCGTGACACCGACGGGGGAGAGCTGGACGGCGACTCGACCTACGACCGCGCGGTGGGGCCGTTGCAGTTCATCCCGAGCACCTGGCGGACCTGGGGGCGCGACGGCGACGCCGACGGCGAGGCCGATCCGGACGATCTGGACGACGCCGCGCTGGCGGCGGGCTACTACCTCTGCGACTCCGGCAACGACCTGCGGCGCGCCGAGCAGTTCCGCGACTCGGTGCTGCGCTACAACGCCAGTGGCGAGTACGTGCAGCAGGTGCTGGACCACGCCGACGACTACGGCAAGCGCAGCCGCGAGCTGCTGCGGAAGAGGTGA
- a CDS encoding MazG family protein — MDAVGESRSLVNGCAVVLVDDRLGDVVPAEAVPWLRGAVTVYADAGLAESTRDSLGATTPPECSETLRRARSEAVVLVAADDHSRTARELLAAGAAEVRASPPAGVELLDAVTVMDRLRSPGGCPWDAGQTHESLRTYLVEETYELLEALEHSDRGAMREELGDVLLQVLFHARVAAEHETDPFDVDAVAAELVSKLVSRHPHVFATDDSVHDAESQHARWEELKQREKQRESAVDGVAHGQPAAALAAKLVQRAERAGIPGELIGDDSQPGAELFEAVARARRRGLDPEDTLRAASLAFDGNVRAAERRARAAGADAARLSESDWRKYWPESGETGGIDRQG, encoded by the coding sequence ATGGACGCCGTCGGTGAATCACGATCCCTCGTCAACGGTTGCGCTGTGGTGCTGGTGGACGACCGTCTCGGCGACGTCGTCCCGGCCGAGGCGGTCCCGTGGTTGCGCGGTGCCGTGACGGTCTACGCGGATGCCGGGCTCGCCGAGTCCACCCGTGACTCGCTGGGTGCCACGACGCCGCCCGAGTGCTCGGAGACGCTGCGCCGCGCCCGGAGCGAGGCGGTGGTGCTGGTCGCCGCCGACGACCACTCGCGGACGGCACGTGAGCTGCTGGCGGCCGGGGCCGCCGAGGTGCGCGCGAGCCCACCGGCCGGTGTCGAGCTGCTGGACGCGGTGACGGTGATGGACCGGCTGCGCTCTCCGGGCGGCTGCCCGTGGGACGCGGGGCAGACGCACGAGTCGCTGCGCACCTACCTGGTCGAGGAGACCTACGAGCTGCTGGAGGCGCTGGAGCACTCCGATCGCGGTGCCATGCGGGAGGAACTCGGCGACGTGCTGCTGCAGGTGCTGTTCCACGCCCGGGTGGCGGCCGAGCACGAGACCGACCCGTTCGACGTCGACGCGGTCGCGGCCGAGCTGGTGAGCAAGCTCGTCTCGCGCCATCCGCACGTGTTCGCCACCGACGACTCCGTGCACGACGCCGAGTCGCAGCACGCGCGCTGGGAGGAGCTCAAGCAGCGCGAGAAGCAGCGCGAGTCCGCTGTGGACGGCGTGGCGCACGGCCAACCGGCCGCCGCGCTCGCGGCCAAGCTCGTGCAACGGGCCGAACGGGCCGGAATTCCGGGGGAGCTGATCGGCGACGACTCCCAACCGGGGGCCGAGCTGTTCGAGGCAGTGGCGCGCGCGAGGCGACGTGGGCTGGACCCGGAGGACACGCTGCGCGCGGCGTCGCTGGCCTTCGACGGGAACGTTCGCGCCGCCGAGCGACGCGCACGCGCGGCCGGTGCGGACGCTGCCCGGCTGTCCGAGTCCGACTGGCGGAAGTACTGGCCGGAATCCGGGGAAACCGGTGGAATCGACCGGCAGGGGTGA
- a CDS encoding SurA N-terminal domain-containing protein, with protein sequence MRSVIVRPRLIVALLAACLLAGCGSQPSRVGSAALVGDQAIPVSTVEQRFDAVVRDRPRLREQLEQQGREDDLARQIAAFTVRQKLADVAAGRQNLHVSEQEVTEWVQQQGGPEAATEGTIFTPAEVRSVARSLLLMRELGSKHLSNTSVVFDYTSATSRAEAKRKAQRMARGPEQAAELIREDKADGGSAGSGRELSAANSPSFAARTPLFAAEPGTVLAFPGPGQRSAGQWLVARITERHTGNGEGQSDTPSLGRQGAQLTQAFGARLLGLTAQRVGVELSPRYGVWDPLELTAAPEKGQTTGFRIPEGSSLS encoded by the coding sequence GTGAGATCAGTCATCGTTCGCCCACGGTTGATCGTCGCGCTGCTCGCCGCCTGCCTGCTGGCGGGGTGTGGTTCCCAGCCGTCGCGGGTCGGCTCGGCCGCGCTCGTCGGCGACCAGGCCATCCCGGTGAGCACGGTGGAACAGCGGTTCGACGCGGTGGTGCGTGACAGGCCGCGCCTGCGTGAACAGCTCGAACAGCAGGGACGCGAGGACGACCTGGCGCGCCAGATAGCCGCGTTCACGGTCCGGCAGAAGCTCGCCGACGTGGCCGCCGGCCGGCAGAACCTGCACGTCAGCGAGCAGGAGGTAACCGAGTGGGTCCAACAGCAGGGCGGGCCGGAGGCCGCCACGGAGGGGACCATCTTCACCCCGGCGGAGGTCCGCTCGGTGGCGCGTTCGCTGTTGCTGATGCGTGAGCTCGGCAGCAAGCACCTGTCGAACACCTCGGTGGTCTTCGACTACACCAGCGCCACGAGCCGCGCCGAGGCCAAGCGCAAGGCGCAGCGCATGGCACGCGGGCCCGAACAGGCCGCCGAACTGATCCGGGAGGACAAGGCGGACGGAGGTTCGGCCGGTTCGGGACGTGAGCTCAGCGCCGCGAATTCCCCGAGCTTCGCCGCGCGGACCCCGCTGTTCGCGGCCGAACCGGGCACGGTGCTGGCCTTCCCCGGACCTGGGCAGCGCAGCGCGGGGCAGTGGCTCGTCGCGCGGATCACCGAGCGTCACACCGGAAACGGCGAAGGGCAGTCCGACACCCCGTCGCTGGGGCGGCAGGGGGCGCAGCTCACCCAGGCATTCGGGGCGCGGTTGCTCGGCCTGACCGCGCAGCGGGTGGGGGTCGAGCTCAGCCCGCGCTACGGGGTCTGGGACCCGCTCGAACTCACCGCCGCCCCCGAGAAGGGGCAGACCACCGGTTTCCGCATCCCCGAGGGATCGAGCCTGAGCTGA
- a CDS encoding ESX secretion-associated protein EspG, with product MSSPRFDRVITEPVVLSYAAYDVLHHGEFGERAAKPAGLEGVSPGATHREREAIVATALDGLREAGLATGGTPNAALRDTLHLLHRPQRRVYGWYSMRADSGVVRGGFHVAEADDRAVLAAVEHDRVLLEPVEPDALPSTVAGLLPDAEPVDEPPTTMPLPPARHTAPDRARDSPAGPNEPEPPKHPDSPGHRLLDRLTAPPLDFALRAVRSQYVSRETERECEFPLNYYAGPLGALLTVVKRDPDEGEPLLHLFPATAEVFRRELRELGRSR from the coding sequence GTGTCCAGTCCCCGCTTCGACCGCGTCATCACCGAACCGGTGGTGCTCAGCTACGCCGCCTACGACGTGCTGCACCACGGCGAGTTCGGCGAGCGCGCCGCCAAACCGGCCGGGTTGGAGGGCGTTTCCCCCGGCGCCACGCACCGCGAACGCGAGGCGATCGTGGCGACGGCCCTGGATGGGCTTCGCGAAGCGGGGCTGGCTACGGGTGGTACCCCGAACGCCGCGCTGCGCGACACGCTCCACCTGCTGCACCGCCCCCAGCGCCGCGTCTACGGCTGGTACTCGATGCGGGCGGACTCCGGGGTGGTGCGCGGCGGCTTCCACGTGGCCGAGGCCGACGACCGCGCCGTGCTGGCCGCCGTGGAGCACGACCGCGTGCTGCTCGAACCCGTCGAACCCGACGCGCTGCCATCCACAGTGGCCGGACTGCTGCCCGACGCCGAGCCGGTGGACGAACCGCCGACCACCATGCCGCTCCCACCCGCTCGCCACACCGCGCCGGACCGCGCCCGCGACTCCCCGGCCGGGCCGAACGAGCCGGAACCCCCGAAGCACCCCGACTCGCCGGGGCACCGCCTGCTGGACCGGCTGACCGCCCCGCCGCTGGACTTCGCGCTGCGCGCCGTGCGTTCCCAGTACGTCTCCAGGGAGACAGAGCGGGAGTGCGAGTTCCCGCTGAACTACTACGCGGGACCGCTGGGCGCCCTGCTGACCGTGGTCAAACGCGATCCGGACGAGGGGGAGCCCCTGCTGCACCTCTTCCCGGCCACCGCCGAGGTCTTCCGCCGGGAACTGCGTGAACTGGGCCGATCCCGCTGA
- a CDS encoding DUF397 domain-containing protein, which produces MTSQPPSAWRKSSRSKQHTHCIEVGQLSDGAAVRDTKDRSAGYFTTTGQQWAAFIDAVKSNRFD; this is translated from the coding sequence ATGACATCCCAACCGCCCTCCGCGTGGCGTAAGTCCAGTCGCTCCAAGCAGCACACTCACTGCATCGAAGTAGGGCAGTTATCCGACGGCGCGGCGGTGCGCGACACCAAGGATCGCTCGGCCGGGTACTTCACCACCACCGGCCAGCAGTGGGCCGCGTTCATCGACGCGGTGAAGAGCAACCGGTTCGACTGA